A stretch of the Lolium perenne isolate Kyuss_39 chromosome 3, Kyuss_2.0, whole genome shotgun sequence genome encodes the following:
- the LOC127345410 gene encoding mannosyl-oligosaccharide glucosidase GCS1 isoform X2 produces MWVGVKNGQYFLRHVCQDSDELSKYGWEDHNGRDYGRQELTDHGLQLTTSFLKDKGEGSGYGGDWAVRLDAKNEGSSSSEAQESTTHLFFYIADEEGKSITMGSNEPASSGPVLLASGSHEDIGDWELHLRSEDNLEIHRAGFQSINMHNLSDLVQHAVATNAMQTGNLNLPDLTEDSSNIMIYQVSIKLPAKIDIVFLSGASSKRPMIAERVNRLTGPMLSTCLESKRKDFEERYDQIFNVNKKIVSKELSVGRVALSSLLGGIGYFYGQSKIALPKTFSQKNGDKYIPYWPAALYTAVPSRSFFPRGFLWDEGFHQLVIWRWDAHISMDIIGHWLDLINADGWIPREQILGAEALSKVPEEFVLQYPSNGNPPTLFLALRDLASGIHAHQFSGEEAEKISTFLERAYVRLNSWFQWFNSTQSGKYEGTFFWHGRDNMATRELNPKTLTSGLDDYPRASHPNDEERHVDLRSWMLLASNCMRSIAEFLKMDTSLEKDYYNMSNQLSDFGTLNKMHLDNKTGAYFDYGNHTEKVRLRWHELKDKDGMRRELLRETLQPPQLQLVPHVGYVSLFPFMMGAIPPESWVLEKQLDLISDRSILWTDYGLRSLSRTSSMYMKRNTEHDAPYWRGAIWINMNYMILSALHHYSHEDGPYMGRAGELYDELRSNLIRNIVRNYQETGFFWENYDQTNKGKGKGARSFTGWTSLVVLIMSESYPTLHR; encoded by the exons ATGTGGGTTGGTGTGAAAAATGGACAATATTTTCTTCGTCACGTTTGCCAAGATTCTGATGAGCTTAGCAAATATGGCTGGGAAGATCATAATGGTAGGGATTATGGACGTCAAGAGTTGACTGATCATGGCCTACAGCTGACGACTAGTTTTCTAAAAGACAAAGGAGAGGGTAGTGGCTATGGTGGAGACTGGGCAGTTCGATTGGATGCTAAGAACGAGGG GTCAAGTTCAAGTGAAGCCCAAGAAAGCACCACACATTTGTTCTTCTATATTGCCGACGAAGAAGGAAAGTCGATCACTATGGGCTCAAACGAACCTGCTTCAAGTGGTCCTGTTCTTTTGGCGTCTGGGTCGCATGAAGATATTGGTGACTGGGAACTCCACTTGAGATCTGAG GACAATTTGGAGATTCACAGAGCTGGATTCCAGTCGATTAATATGCATAATCTAAGTGATCTAGTTCAACACGCCGTTGCAACTAAT GCAATGCAAACTGGGAACCTTAACCTGCCAGACTTGACTGAAGACTCTTCAAATATAATGATCTATCAG GTTTCCATAAAACTTCCTGCCAAAATAGACATAGTGTTCCTGTCAGGGGCTAGCTCAAAACGTCCAATGATTGCCGAACGTGTTAATAGGCTAACAG GTCCCATGCTGAGCACTTGCCTTGAGTCGAAGCGGAAGGATTTTGAAGAGAGATACGATCAAATTTTCAATGTCAATAAGAAG ATCGTTTCCAAAGAACTATCTGTTGGTAGAGTTGCCTTATCAAGTCTTCTTGGTGGTATTGGCTACTTCTACGGGCAGTCAAAAATTGCACTCCCCAAAACTTTTTCA CAAAAAAATGGGGATAAATATATTCCATATTGGCCTGCTGCGTTATATACAGCTGTGCCAAGTCGCTCATTCTTCCCTAGGGGATTCCTGTGGGACGAGGGCTTCCATCAGTTAGTCATTTG GCGTTGGGATGCTCATATATCCATGGATATAATTGGTCATTGGTTAGATCTAATTAATGCAGATGGATGGATTCCTCGAGAGCAAATTTTGGGAGCTGAAGCTTTAAG CAAAGTTCCCGAGGAATTTGTTCTGCAGTACCCTTCCAATGGAAATCCTCCGACCTTATTTCTTGCGCTACGTG ACTTGGCAAGTGGCATACATGCACACCAGTTTTCAGGTGAGGAAGCTGAAAAGATATCCACTTTCCTTGAAAGGGCTTATGTACGGCTGAATTCTTGGTTTCAGTGGTTCAACAGTACACAATCAG GGAAATATGAAGGGACTTTTTTTTGGCATGGAAGAGACAATATGGCAACAAGGGAGTTAAACCCGAAG ACTTTGACATCTGGGTTAGATGACTATCCTCGTGCATCTCACCCTAATGACGAGGAACGGCATGTTGACCTTCGGTCTTGGATGCTTCTAGCTTCAAACTGTATGCGCTCAATTGCCGAGTTCCTTAAAATGGACACCTCTCTTGAGAAG GATTACTATAATATGTCAAATCAACTTTCAGATTTTGGGACACTTAACAAG ATGCACTTGGATAACAAAACTGGTGCCTATTTTGATTATGGTAACCATACAGAAAAG GTTCGATTGAGATGGCATGAATTGAAAGACAAGGATGGCATGAGACGGGAACTTTTGAGAGAGACATTACAACCCCCTCAGCTGCAATTAGTACCCCATGTTGGTTATGTCAGTCTTTTCCCATTCATGATGGGAGCCATTCCACCT GAATCATGGGTTCTTGAGAAGCAGCTGGACCTTATATCTGATAGGTCTATCTTATGGACGGATTATGGCCTCCGGTCACTTTCTAGAACAAG TTCAATGTACATGAAACGTAACACGGAGCATGATGCCCCGTATTGGAGAGGTGCCATTTGGATAAACATGAACTACATGATTCTTTCAGCACTACATCACTACTCACACG AGGACGGTCCCTACATGGGCAGGGCAGGGGAGCTATATGATGAGCTAAGATCAAACCTTATCCG GAACATCGTGCGGAACTACCAAGAAACAGGTTTCTTCTGGGAAAACTACGACCAGACAAACAAAGGCAAGGGAAAGGGCGCGAGATCGTTTACCGGGTGGACTTCACTTGTTGTCCTGATCATGTCGGAGTCCTACCCAACGTTGCATAGGTAG